The following coding sequences lie in one Arachis ipaensis cultivar K30076 chromosome B03, Araip1.1, whole genome shotgun sequence genomic window:
- the LOC107630129 gene encoding chitin-inducible gibberellin-responsive protein 1: MDSSHLLGFSVTNSSLLSKSSFPTTPPLSHLLLGPLNEVVNSPNLALSTHFNSDTDSALNDSQQLVEVTRAEKRHKSMEEASLQSIPSSTLKQLLILCAKAMSENNMKDFDQLIDKARSAVSISGEPIQRLGAYLVEGLVARKEKSGNNIYHALRCKQPAGTELLSYMQMLYEICPYFKFGYMAANGAIAEACRNEDRIHIIDFQIAQGTQWTTLLQALAARPSGAPHVRITGIDDPVSKYARGEELEAVGESLSKISKKFDIEVEFHGIPVFAPDVTRDMLDVRPGEALVVNFPLQLHHTADESVDVTNPRDGLLRLVKSLSPKVTTLVEQESNTNTTHFFNRFIETLDYYLAMFESINVALPRTSKERINVEQHCLARDIVNIVSCEGKERVERHELFGKWRSRFTMAGFVQYPLSSYVNSIIRNLLNRYSENYSLVEKDGAMLLAWKNRNLISASAWY; this comes from the coding sequence ATGGATTCATCACATCTTCTCGGTTTCAGTGTGACTAATTCTAGCTTACTCAGCAAATCATCTTTTCCAACTACACCTCCGTTATCCCACCTGCTACTTGGACCTTTGAATGAAGTAGTAAACTCACCTAATTTGGCTCTTTCTACTCACTTCAACTCTGATACTGATTCTGCATTGAATGATAGTCAGCAGTTAGTTGAAGTTACGCGTGCAGAGAAACGTCACAAATCAATGGAGGAAGCGTCGCTACAAAGCATTCCGTCGAGCACTTTGAAACAATTGCTCATTTTATGCGCCAAAGCAATGTCTGAAAACAACATGAAAGATTTTGATCAATTGATAGACAAGGCTAGAAGTGCTGTGTCTATCAGCGGGGAGCCAATTCAGCGGCTCGGTGCTTATTTAGTGGAAGGGCTTGTTGCAAGGAAGGAGAAATCGGGTAACAACATCTATCATGCTCTTAGGTGCAAGCAGCCTGCAGGTACAGAGTTACTATCATACATGCAGATGTTATATGAAATTTGTCCATACTTCAAGTTTGGTTACATGGCTGCCAATGGAGCTATTGCTGAAGCATGCCGAAATGAGGACCGAATTCACATAATAGATTTTCAGATTGCACAGGGAACTCAATGGACGACTCTCCTTCAAGCTCTTGCAGCAAGGCCTAGTGGGGCTCCACATGTGCGGATCACCGGGATTGATGATCCTGTTTCTAAATATGCTCGAGGAGAAGAATTGGAGGCAGTTGGCGAAAGTTTGTCGAAAATATCTAAGAAATTTGACATTGAGGTTGAGTTTCATGGAATTCCTGTCTTTGCCCCAGATGTAACCAGGGATATGCTTGATGTCCGGCCTGGAGAGGCCTTGGTCGTTAACTTTCCTCTTCAACTCCATCATACGGCCGATGAGAGTGTCGATGTGACTAATCCAAGGGACGGACTTCTGAGATTGGTTAAGTCTCTTTCTCCTAAGGTAACCACATTGGTGGAGCAGGAATCGAACACAAACACGACGCATTTCTTCAACAGGTTCATAGAAACACTTGATTACTACTTGGCCATGTTCGAGTCCATCAATGTTGCTCTCCCAAGAACGAGCAAGGAGCGGATCAACGTGGAACAACATTGTTTAGCTCGAGATATCGTGAACATTGTTTCTTGTGAAGGGAAGGAAAGGGTGGAGCGGCATGAACTGTTTGGTAAGTGGAGGTCTAGGTTCACAATGGCAGGTTTTGTGCAATATCCTTTGAGCTCTTATGTGAATTCCATTATAAGAAACCTCTTGAATCGCTATTCTGAGAATTATAGTCTAGTGGAGAAGGATGGAGCCATGCTGTTGGCATGGAAGAACAGAAATTTGATATCAGCTTCAGCCTGGTATTAA